Below is a window of Salvelinus sp. IW2-2015 linkage group LG11, ASM291031v2, whole genome shotgun sequence DNA.
ctagtcaatttctcacatggaatagccttaatttctcagaacaagaatagactgacaagttttagaagaaagttatttgtttctggccattttgaggctgtaattgaacccacaaatgctgattaaaattataaacttgataaacttagctaacacaacgtgccattggaacacaggagtgatggttgctgataattggcctctgtacgcctatgtagatattacattaaaaatctgccatttccagctataatagtcatttacaacattaacaatgtctgcactgtatttctgatcaatttgatgttattttaatggacaaaaaatgtgcttttgggGTCACtaaggacatttcttagtgaccccaaacttttgaatggtagtgtagattGATTCATTGATTAGGATAACACATTTGGTCTAGCATCTGCTAAACCTTCATGAAGCATTGCAGCATCTCTCTATGAGTCTCTATGAGTCACTTTGGCAGATAAAAAAAGAGTCTCACTCAGCATAAAACTATCTACGATAACTACAGTTATTCTACAATATAAAGACCAAACTATTCCCAGTATCCATATCTCTCTCCTGTTCTTTGTGCTTGTCCCCCCCAGAGCCCTGCTATATCAGGCTCTAGGCCAGCACAATGCTATGCTTCATTCCTGCTGTGAGCAGTTTCGCAAGAATGCCCACGGCAACGCACTGAGCAGCATGTCATTCAAAGCCCAGAGGTGGCCCTCAGATAAAGTCACCGGGGCCACAGCTCCCTCTACGCCGGACGGCTTTGAATGGGGGCCGGGCAGACAGGCTCAGGTTACCAGAGGCACTGTGTGACTTTTACCATATAAATGAAGCCAACGTTttctgggaggggggggggttgttccCGTGTGGCAGACGGTGGATTGTCTGTGTCGCCGGGGTCTGGTTGTCAGTCATGCCAGACGGAATTCATTAAATGGACTGACTCCATTAGAGCTAATGAGTTGTAGGTCAGTGGTTGTGGGTGGGCCGCGCTATTCTGAACCAACAGACCATATCGATTACTGGGTGTAATTGCACTTGACAGTGACGCtgcaatttttttttgtcattgcaTACATGTATATTCAATGTAAACTCGTTAAAAACCACAGTGCCTTCCACAGAGTCTTAAATAATATAGTGGTCATGGTACAAAGTAACTGGTCTCAAAGATTCTTGGAAGGTTATGTAACTGAAAACAAGCAGGATGTATCAGATTCTTTCATTTCGAGTTCCATATTAGTTTGGAAAACGTGTCTTTCCCTGAGAGAAAGACAAACAGGgctattatatacagtacactacacttgaaaaaagagttccaaaagggtttcttcagctgtccccgtaggagaccCCTTTTTGGTTTCAGCTAGAACCCTTTTGGCTTCCAcggagaaccctctgtggaaagggttctacctggaaccaaaaagggttcttcaaagggttctcttttGTGGACAGCCTTTTAggctctagatagcacctttttttctaagagtgttgaTAGACATCTGGCAAGGTTCAAGGCAATTGAGCTGACAAACTACATCATTTCGTTCTCCCTTCTTCTTCTAGGCCTGTTGGCTGTGACTATGATGAGGAACTTACAGCTCAAAACTGTATTCTGTAGATATTCTCTGTGTGTCTACTACGAGCAGCTCTGCTAAGTTCTTTGCCTCTTCATCCATCCATACATTTGTCTAACCTCAGGAGAAAGACTGTCTGGTGTGGTGTGTTCTCAATGATTATGTTGGGATGATTCTGTGGATGatactgtgtgttctgtgtggttgATTTATAGTAGCAGTCAGACTGTGTGACAGTAACAAGGTGTTGTTGGAGAAGAGCTATTTGGTGAGGAGCAAACTCTTTCTCTTTGCCCAAATGGTTATCCACTGTCCTGACAATGCTGCCTCTgcgagagggggtagagggattACACTGGAATGTTTCGGAGATTCCTGGGAGAGCAATACCGAGAGAGGGTTTAGTGTTCTGTTCACAGATCTCTGAGAAAAATGGCTGTGGCAAAGTCATTGAGTTTAATACACTAAGACCCAAATCTAGTTTTTAGTTTTCATATGGGAAACCACACATGGGAACACTAATACAGACAGTATATCACCTCAGCTGCATGTGAGGAATATGGGTTATTAAGTCTCACTGtggattgattaaatatatttattgagCACTGTTTTGTTCAAACCTGTGGGTTCCATACTGTACAATGAATCCCACAGGTCCTGTGTATCACGTGTGTGTACTGGTATGTAACGAGTATATTACACTGGCGCTCTTTGGCCATCCCTCTCCCATGTCAGTGTGTTTAGAGTGGCTTGATGAGCTGCTTTACAAACCCTGTGCATGACTCAACACAGCGCAGAGGGAAAATAATACTGTGGCTACCCCACTTTCCAACCAAGGCGCATGAACACTGAAAGAGTAAGCTGGAGATATTCAGCAACTTTTGGCAGGACCATTGAAGTTGGCTTTAGAAATAATTTGTTGTTAAAACCGTGCGCTTTGGTTGCATGCCTTCCTCAGGTTatttgtgtctttctctctcaccataGGCAGGTGCCAGAGCCAAGCTGGGGGCCatagagagccagacagacagtcctGATGGCAGAAACCTGGAAGGCAGTCTGCTCTGAACACGTGCTCTAGGAGCCCGCCCCGCCAGGGGCCACACTTCACGCGGAAACACTGCACAGGTGAGCTGAACAagatatttgtttttatattgaATCCAATTCAAATTTGAATAATTTTATTTTCATAAAGCTTTACGTGAGAGAAGTGACATGYAAAAATCAGTTAAGATTTCTGCGCAGGTCACAATCTCAAAAAGAGTCACCTGTttacagagtttttcctggtcaggtcactaTAAGAACTCCTAGTGTAGAGTTAGAATACAACACACTGTAATGCTGCTTTCATTTTTTTGGTGTAAAATGACGCCGGAGAAGGCTTACGTTATACGtgttcgtaggcgatcgaataaacccccacttccttccattctgctagcaaacgtgcaatctttggagtataaaatcgatgacctacgcagaagattaaactaccaacgggacgttcaaaactgtaatatcttatgcttcacggagtcgtggctgaacgacgacactgtCAACATACAGTTGGCTAGTTATACGCTGttctggcaggatagaacagcggcggctggtaagacaaggggcagcggactatgtatttttgtaaataacagctggtgcacgatatctaaggaaatctcgagctattgcttgcctgaagtagagtatcttataataagctgtagaccacactatctacctagagagttttcatctgtatttttaKWagctgtttacataccaccacagactgaggctggcactaagacagcattgaatgagctgtattccgccataagcaaacatgaAAACGCTCACTCAGAGGCaacgctcctagtagccggggatttaatgcagggaaacttaaatctgttttaccaaatttctatcagcatgttaaatgtccaaatagagggaaaaaaactctagactacctctactccacacacagctctccctcgccctccatttggcaaatctgaccataattctatcctcctgattcctgcttacaagcaaaaattaaagcaggaagcaccagtgactagatcaataaaaaagtggtcagatgaagcagatgctaaactacagaactgttttgctagcacagactagaatatgttccgggattcctccgatggcattgaggagtacaccacatcagtcattggcttcatcaataagtgcatcgatgatgtcatccccacagtgaccgtacgtacataccccaaccagaagccatggattataggcaacatccgcactgaactaaaggttagagctgccactttcaaggagcgggactctaacccagaagcttataagaaatcccgctatgccctccgacgaaccatcaaacaggcaaagcgtcaatacaggacttagATCGAATCATACAACAcgggctctgacgctcatcggatgtggcagggcttgcaaaccattacagacaacaaagggaagcacagacgagagctgcccagtgacacaagcctaccagacatgctaaactacttctatgctcgcttcgaggcaaataacactgaaacatgcatgagagcaccagctgttccggaagactgtgtgatcaagctctccgcagccaatgtgagtaagacctttaaacatgtcaacattcacaaggctgcagggccagacagattacctggacgtgtactgcgagcatgtgctgaccaactggtgTCTTCACTGGCATTTCAAACCTCTCCTTCTCCGAGTCTGTCATACCAACAGGTtttaagcagatcaccatagtgcctgtgcccaagaacactaaggtaacatgcctaaatgactgctgacccgtagcactcatgtctgtagccatgaagtgctttgaaaggctggtcatggctcacatcaacacctttatcccagaaaccctaggcccactccattttgcataccgccccaacagatccacagaagatgcaatctctattgcactccacactgccctttcccacctggacaaaagaaacacctatgtgagaatgctattcattgaatacagctcagcgttcaacaccatagtgcccacgaagctcattactaagctaaggactctgggactaaacacctccctctgcatctggatcctggacttcctgacgggccgcccccaggtggtaaaagtaggcaacaacacgtttgCCACACTGATCCATAACActgtcaggggtgtgtacttagtcccctcctgtattccttgttcacccacgactgcgtggccaaacacaactccaacatcaataagctaaggaacctgggactaaatacctccctctgcaactggatcctggacttcctggcgggccacccccaggtggtaagggtaggtaacaacacatccgccatgctgatcctcaacacaggggccactcaggggtgcgtgctcaaccccctcctgtactccctgttcactcatgactgcacggccaggcacgactccaacacgtCATTAAGttttcagatgacacaacagtgataggcctgatcaccgacagcactgtggccaagcttctttccatccgggacctctatacaaggcagtgtcagaggaaggccctaaaaattgtcaaagactccagccaccctagtcatagactgttctctctgctcccgcacgacaagcggtaagggagcgccaagtctaggtccaagaggcttctaaacagcttctacccccaagccataatactcctgaacatctaatcaaatggctaccctgactatttgcattgccccccctcttttacaccgctgctactctctgttgttatcatctaagcatagtcactttaataactctacctacatgtacataattaactaaccggtgcccccgcacattgactctgtaccggtatccccctgtatatattctcactattgttattttactgctgctctttaattacttattactattatttcttattcttatccatatttttttaaactgcattgttgcttTGGGGCtcgcatttcactgttgtattcggcgcatgtgactaataaaaggTTATTTGATTTTTTTCAATGCCACCACAAGAGTAAACATGTTTTTCtagctgcacagtatgtattgtgTAAAGCATATTGTGCGAGCTGCCATTACCAGTAAGCTGACAACGACACAGCTGTTGTTGTATTTCTCAATCCCTGCACGGTACTGCCATCACACTGAGCCCACACTCTAACAACAGTGTCACACATTATAATCCTCAAACTACTTTCTCTATGGATGAATAGGACAAAGTTCCTCACCTATTTTGAAACCACCTGTCTGTATGCTCTATGATGGAAGAAGCGGAATCCAAAGTCAGTTTCTACAATTCTTGAACAGGATTTGATCCCTAAtgttgatgtctgtgtgtgtatttgatccctgatgttgatgtctgtgtgtgtttgatcccTGATGTTGacgtctatgtgtgtgtttgatcccgccaggtgtgtgtgtccatgaggTCGTCCATGCTGGTCCTGCTCCTCATGGTCAGTGCCCAGGCAGTGGCCACCATGGGAGGGGACTCCTGCCCCCCGGTCTCCGCTCAGCAGCAAGGCCCTGCCCCCAAAAGGACCCCTAACTCTGCCCCCACCGTGGATCCCAAACTGTTCACTAAGCGACGCTACCGCTCGCCCCGCGTTCTCTTCAGTGCCCAGCCGCCCGACACTGAGCCCACGGGACGCCAGGGGTCCGGGACCAGTAGGGCAAGGCGCAGGGTTGGTCAGCCGAAGCACCGGGGGGtgtactctgtgtgtgagagCATCAGCGTCTGGGTAGGCAACAAGACCAAGGCCACGGATATATCTGGCAACGAGGTGGAGGTGCTCCCGGACGTGAACATTAACAACGTGAAGAAGAAGCAGTACTTTTTTGAGACCACGTGCCGTGGCGCGCGGGGCGGCAGCACTGGCTGCCTGGGCATCGATGGGCGACACTGGAACTCCTACTGCACCAACTCGCACACTTTTGTGCGGGCGCTGACTACCTTCAAAAACCTGGTGGCCTGGAGACTGATCCGCATCAACGtggcctgtgtctgtgtgctcaGCCGAAAGTCCTGGCGACAGTGACCGTACTCTCACTGGTCATGTGGTCACTTCAGTACTGACGACAGGACCACTTGGTACTATCATGTGGCCACTGCAGTACTGCAGTCCCAACCCCCCACCACCTACCCGCTGGAGTGCTCTGAGACTCTGCCCCACTACAGCCCTCCCCTAGCCGTCTGCACAAAGTAAATTATTGATTATGAGGACTGCAAGTATATAAACCAACCATTTCTTTAtcacttgttgttgttgttttgttgttgatattgttatttattaaacACCTCAGTACATGCACTGCATGTTGTTTGGCGTTATTGTCTGGGTGGTGGCTGTCACAGGGACCAATGAACAACAGGCACATTCCTAATGTCAAAAGAAGTGGCTACACTTGAGAAATGTCTGCTCCATGAGAAAGTGGATGAATAGAAACATACAGCATCATTTTGAGGTCCTTTGGTCAGCATTTTGGCTCATGGCTTCTCTGAGATGTACTGTATCTCTTTTACTTCAGAACAAATTCAGATTTGTTTTTCCAATTGTCAATTTCAAGGAGGATGAACAAGCCATACCTAAAATAAAAAGTCCCCGTGGATAACATTTCTCTCCACGGGCTGACTTTCCTAAATGCCTCAATCCGTTTGCATCATGGAAAGAAATAACATGTAGAGAATAGCTAAGGTCCTTGTTAGCTACGAAGCCTTTAGGAAACTCACCCCAGGAAACATATTTTtgccacttttttattttttagaaggTGTGTCGTGTTCATCACCCTTGAAAGGTTTTGCGTTAGCTCCGTAGCTGAAGTAGCACTTTAATTTCTCCCATATTTAGCTTATTTCACCCATGACTAAACGCAAATACAATACTGACACAGACCACTGCTTTCGGGAAACTCCCCGCACACAGCGTCCCTCACACACTTTTAATGTGGTCCAGCAGTCCTGGCTAGGTGGTCTAAATCAAGGGATTGGAATCTTCTCCTGGCTGCGTAGAGCATTTCCATAGCCCAAACACTCAGCTGGATAGCCATCCATCCACctcctggctgtgaccccaggACCTGGGCAGGTCGGGTGTAAACACTAATAAAGGTCAGGTTAACCACAGGGCAATGAGGTCACATCTGTGAAGCGAGCTACGGCACTGGTCTTCAACCCCAAGCCTGAAAAGACCCACATGGTCTGACTTGTTGTAATGTATGCATTGTATATTATGAAAGTTTGCACAGATAATGATGTATGTATGTTGCATATGTATTTCATTTATTATGTGTGGCATATGCATTTATTCAGAACTTACTCatggaaaatatttaaaaaaaaatcttcagcCCAGTGTTAACACAGCTGGTTCAATGTATTCAACTAACCAtgattacactcttagaaaaaaaggtgctgtctagaacctaaaacggttcttcagttgtccccataaaagaaccctttgaagaacccgtgTTGGCttcaggtagaacacttttggttccacgtagaaccgtTTAGGTTCTACGTGgatcccaaaatggttctacattgaaacaaaaaaattgttcttttggaacccttttggaacccttttttctaacagTGTAGTTGAATCAAGTGCATTCCTTGGCTGGAACAAACACATGCATACGTGTGGGTTTCCTGGGACAGGGACTGAAGAACACGGATCTACAGTCTGAGAGTTTACAGAAGTCATAGTTAGACAGTATACTTTGATCCCAAACCCAGAAATATAAGAGCAGACCAGCATTAGTAGTTTTCAGAGCCCTTGTTCTGTTAATTCCAGAGGAAGTAGAGGTGATGTTTTTGTTTACGTAACCTAAGTGACATTGCGGTGAAGAATGCAGACAAACAATCGACCAAGGACGTATTGGCTAGTAATATGTATCTGAAACTACTATTTTGGGCCCATAGTTCTATAACCAATGCTTTCCTGATTGCAACTCCCAGTCTCCCACATCTACTATTAAAACTGTATTTGGATGAATAGTAGGCCTTCAGTGCTTCTTTTCAAATTCACactaaaattacatttttattccaCTGTGATATTTGAAAGGCTGACCTTTTAAGGGATGTTTTAAAGCTGAAGAAGAGCCAAACACTGAAAGTTTACCAACATTGAATAGTGGAGAGTAAACCACATGTCCAC
It encodes the following:
- the ngfb gene encoding nerve growth factor translates to MRSSMLVLLLMVSAQAVATMGGDSCPPVSAQQQGPAPKRTPNSAPTVDPKLFTKRRYRSPRVLFSAQPPDTEPTGRQGSGTSRARRRVGQPKHRGVYSVCESISVWVGNKTKATDISGNEVEVLPDVNINNVKKKQYFFETTCRGARGGSTGCLGIDGRHWNSYCTNSHTFVRALTTFKNLVAWRLIRINVACVCVLSRKSWRQ